A genomic region of Micromonospora sp. NBC_01796 contains the following coding sequences:
- a CDS encoding sulfite oxidase produces the protein MTRVNEVSGPPRLAEPGEGISAEELQLAARNHGLPLEALRYDVTPVGLHYLLTHYDIPDTSPETHTLTIDGLVDQPLILDLAELKRRPRVTHRVTMECAGNGRALLEPRPVSQPWLVEAVGTSEWTGTPLAPLLREAGLAADAVDVLFTGADHGVERGVEQDYQRSLPVPEALREDVLLAYEMNGAPLLPQHGSPLRLIVPGWYGMAHVKWLHRIEVLDREFDGYQNAVAYRVHQDADDPGVPVSWIEPRALVQPPGFPDFMSRSRALRPGTVPLTGRAWSGHAPVTSVEVTVDGGLTWSPATLEAPATGTGSTRWAWVRWRYDWDAAPGRYTLSARATDASGRTQPVEQPWNRGGFANNLVQRVEVVVVLDE, from the coding sequence ATGACCAGGGTGAACGAGGTGAGCGGCCCACCACGGCTGGCTGAGCCGGGCGAGGGGATCAGCGCCGAGGAACTGCAACTGGCCGCCCGCAACCACGGGCTCCCGCTGGAGGCGCTGCGGTACGACGTGACACCGGTCGGTCTGCACTACCTGCTCACCCACTATGACATTCCGGACACCAGTCCGGAGACCCACACGCTCACCATCGACGGTCTGGTGGACCAGCCCCTGATCCTCGACCTGGCCGAACTGAAGCGCCGCCCCCGGGTGACCCACCGGGTCACGATGGAGTGCGCCGGCAACGGGCGCGCACTGCTGGAGCCCCGCCCGGTGAGCCAACCCTGGCTGGTCGAGGCGGTCGGCACCTCGGAGTGGACCGGCACCCCGCTGGCACCGCTGCTGCGTGAGGCCGGGCTGGCGGCGGACGCGGTGGACGTACTCTTCACCGGCGCCGATCACGGCGTGGAGCGCGGGGTGGAGCAGGACTACCAGCGCTCCCTCCCGGTGCCCGAGGCTCTGCGCGAGGACGTGCTGCTGGCGTACGAGATGAACGGTGCCCCGCTGCTGCCGCAGCACGGCTCCCCGCTGCGCCTGATCGTGCCGGGGTGGTACGGCATGGCACACGTGAAGTGGCTGCACCGGATCGAAGTGCTCGACCGGGAGTTCGACGGGTACCAGAACGCGGTCGCCTACCGGGTACACCAGGACGCCGACGATCCGGGCGTGCCGGTGTCCTGGATCGAGCCGAGGGCGTTGGTCCAGCCGCCCGGCTTCCCCGACTTCATGTCCCGGTCCCGCGCGCTGCGCCCCGGTACGGTCCCGCTGACCGGTCGGGCCTGGTCCGGCCACGCCCCGGTGACGAGCGTCGAGGTGACCGTCGACGGCGGCCTCACCTGGTCCCCGGCCACCCTGGAGGCGCCCGCCACCGGTACGGGGAGCACCCGCTGGGCCTGGGTCCGCTGGCGGTACGACTGGGACGCCGCCCCCGGCCGGTACACCCTGAGCGCTCGGGCTACCGACGCCTCGGGGCGTACGCAGCCGGTGGAGCAGCCGTGGAATCGGGGCGGGTTCGCCAACAACCTGGTGCAGCGGGTCGAGGTCGTCGTCGTCCTCGACGAGTGA
- a CDS encoding DUF2469 domain-containing protein: MSAEDLEKYETEMELQLYREYRDIVRQFSYVVETERRFYLANQVDLHVRNSDGEVYFEVEMHDAWVWDMYRPARFVKNVRVMTFKDVNVEELEKPEISLPADSGFGN, from the coding sequence ATGAGCGCGGAAGATCTCGAGAAGTACGAGACCGAGATGGAACTGCAGCTCTACCGGGAGTACCGCGATATCGTCCGCCAGTTCTCCTACGTGGTCGAGACCGAGCGCCGGTTCTATCTTGCCAATCAGGTCGACCTGCACGTGCGGAACTCGGACGGCGAGGTCTACTTCGAGGTGGAGATGCACGACGCGTGGGTCTGGGACATGTACCGACCTGCGCGCTTCGTGAAGAATGTCCGGGTCATGACGTTCAAGGACGTAAACGTCGAAGAGCTGGAAAAGCCGGAGATCTCCCTTCCAGCGGATTCCGGCTTCGGCAACTGA
- a CDS encoding ribonuclease HII — protein MLTPPRTVVRREGGLYALERALQRRGFRHVAGADEAGRGACAGPLVAAAAVLPEGRRGEIDELADSKLLTPAARERVYRAVVDQALAYAVVVIPADEVDARGLHVCNLAAMRRALASLSTRPEYVLTDGFGVDGLGVPGLAVWKGDQVAACVAAASVLAKVTRDRIMVELDGRYPGYGFAEHKGYITPEHTAALERHGPCEEHRFSYVNVASISGRAGRPPRSRRPVRVGGDESRKRTTPPGGTVGVALGEQPRPPASVGEDVAMEGGVR, from the coding sequence GTGCTGACCCCGCCGCGCACCGTGGTCCGCCGCGAGGGCGGCCTGTACGCGCTGGAGCGCGCCCTGCAGCGGCGGGGCTTCCGTCACGTCGCCGGGGCGGACGAGGCCGGCAGGGGCGCCTGTGCGGGCCCGCTGGTGGCCGCCGCGGCTGTACTGCCCGAGGGGCGGCGCGGCGAGATCGACGAGCTGGCCGACTCGAAGCTGCTCACCCCGGCCGCCCGCGAACGCGTCTACCGGGCCGTGGTCGACCAGGCCCTGGCGTACGCCGTGGTGGTCATCCCGGCCGACGAGGTCGACGCGCGCGGGCTGCACGTCTGCAACCTGGCGGCGATGCGCCGGGCGCTGGCGTCGCTGTCCACCCGACCGGAGTACGTCCTCACCGACGGGTTCGGGGTGGACGGCCTCGGTGTGCCGGGGCTCGCCGTGTGGAAGGGTGACCAGGTCGCGGCCTGTGTCGCCGCCGCGAGCGTGCTGGCCAAGGTCACCCGGGACCGGATCATGGTGGAGCTGGACGGCCGGTATCCCGGATACGGGTTCGCCGAGCACAAGGGCTACATCACGCCGGAGCACACGGCCGCGCTGGAGCGTCACGGCCCGTGCGAGGAGCATCGCTTCTCGTACGTGAACGTGGCGTCGATCTCGGGTCGGGCCGGGCGCCCACCACGGTCCCGGCGCCCGGTGCGGGTGGGTGGGGATGAGTCGAGGAAGCGGACGACCCCGCCAGGGGGTACCGTCGGCGTGGCGTTGGGGGAGCAGCCTCGGCCGCCAGCGTCGGTGGGGGAAGATGTGGCCATGGAAGGCGGAGTGCGATGA
- a CDS encoding NUDIX hydrolase, whose protein sequence is MTVFTPRRAARVLLLDGADRVLLFRGWDPARPDHRYWFTPGGGLDPGESPADGAVRELAEETGLRLSVDQVGEPVWQEVTEFPFGGRWYRQEQEFFLVRVPAELAFEVDTAGFDQIERDSIDEHRWWSVAELEATADRFYPTELPALLGRLLGGER, encoded by the coding sequence GTGACCGTCTTCACCCCTCGCCGGGCAGCCAGGGTGCTGCTGCTCGACGGCGCCGACCGGGTGCTGCTGTTCCGGGGCTGGGATCCGGCGCGGCCGGACCACCGTTACTGGTTCACCCCCGGTGGCGGTCTGGACCCCGGTGAGTCCCCGGCCGACGGCGCGGTCCGCGAGCTGGCCGAGGAGACCGGGTTGCGGCTGAGCGTGGACCAGGTCGGCGAGCCGGTCTGGCAGGAGGTCACCGAGTTCCCGTTCGGCGGCCGGTGGTACCGCCAGGAACAGGAGTTCTTCCTGGTCCGGGTGCCGGCCGAGCTGGCCTTCGAGGTGGACACGGCCGGTTTCGACCAGATCGAGCGGGACAGCATCGACGAACACCGGTGGTGGTCGGTGGCCGAGCTCGAGGCCACCGCCGACCGGTTCTATCCGACCGAGCTGCCCGCCCTGCTGGGCCGCCTGCTGGGCGGTGAGCGGTAG
- the lepB gene encoding signal peptidase I produces MIDEQTDKPKPRNSFWRELPILLGVAVLVAVLVRAFVLQTFYIPSPSMQHTLDINDRVLVNKLVYDFREPHRGEVLVFRAPFEWSNNPDGEDFIKRVIGVGGDHIVCCDPQDRLMINGHSLDEPYIFTENGVRDPAADEEFDITVPKGRLWVMGDHRSASGDSLEHWEQSKAGNPDGDINLATIPVDSVVGRAFTVFWPLDRAKWLSVPDSYDGVPNS; encoded by the coding sequence GTGATTGACGAGCAGACCGACAAGCCGAAGCCGCGTAATTCCTTCTGGCGGGAACTTCCGATCCTGCTGGGCGTGGCCGTGCTGGTCGCGGTCCTGGTCCGGGCATTCGTGCTGCAGACCTTCTACATCCCCTCACCGTCGATGCAGCACACCCTGGACATCAACGACCGGGTGCTCGTCAACAAGCTGGTCTACGACTTCCGCGAGCCGCACCGGGGCGAGGTCCTGGTCTTCCGGGCGCCGTTCGAGTGGAGCAACAACCCCGACGGCGAGGACTTCATCAAGCGGGTCATCGGCGTCGGCGGCGACCACATCGTCTGCTGCGACCCGCAGGACCGGCTGATGATCAACGGGCACTCGCTGGACGAGCCGTACATCTTCACCGAGAACGGGGTCCGGGACCCGGCCGCCGACGAGGAGTTCGACATCACCGTGCCGAAGGGGCGGCTCTGGGTGATGGGCGACCACCGGTCGGCCTCCGGCGACTCGCTGGAGCACTGGGAGCAGTCCAAGGCCGGCAACCCCGACGGGGACATCAACCTGGCCACCATCCCCGTGGACTCCGTGGTCGGGCGGGCCTTTACCGTCTTCTGGCCGCTGGACCGGGCCAAGTGGCTGTCGGTGCCGGACTCGTACGACGGGGTCCCCAATTCGTAA
- the lepB gene encoding signal peptidase I codes for MPLWQELPLLLVVAFCLAVLIRSFLLQAFFIPSGSMEDTLLIGDRVLVNKVVYDMRDPVRGEVVVFRGTDRWAPQQSDEPEPGFVGKLGRTVGDLVGVSRPGEKDFIKRVVGVPGDRVKCCDEQGRVTVNDVPLDETYVLQDSPLDIPPDPRECRSRRFDEVVVPAGQLFVMGDHRLVSQDARCQGPVPIDNVIGRAFVVVWPYARWDSLSVPETFEKLPEVVAAPAGTRTPVTSDGGAGLAVVLPILGPLFISASSRRWLPARHRRLHP; via the coding sequence ATGCCGCTCTGGCAGGAATTGCCGCTGCTCCTCGTGGTCGCCTTCTGCCTTGCCGTACTGATCCGCAGTTTCCTGCTCCAGGCGTTCTTCATCCCCTCCGGGTCCATGGAGGACACCCTGCTGATCGGCGATCGGGTGCTGGTCAACAAGGTCGTCTACGACATGCGTGACCCGGTCCGGGGCGAGGTTGTCGTGTTCCGGGGGACCGACCGCTGGGCGCCACAGCAGAGCGACGAACCCGAGCCGGGTTTTGTCGGCAAGCTGGGACGGACCGTCGGCGACCTGGTCGGGGTGAGCCGCCCCGGTGAGAAGGACTTCATCAAGCGGGTGGTCGGGGTTCCCGGCGACCGGGTGAAGTGCTGTGACGAGCAGGGCCGGGTGACCGTCAACGACGTCCCGCTCGACGAGACCTACGTGTTGCAGGACTCGCCCCTGGACATCCCGCCCGACCCCCGGGAGTGCCGCTCCCGACGGTTCGACGAGGTGGTGGTCCCGGCGGGCCAGCTCTTCGTGATGGGTGACCACCGGCTCGTCTCCCAGGACGCCCGGTGCCAGGGCCCGGTGCCGATCGACAACGTGATCGGCCGGGCCTTCGTGGTCGTCTGGCCGTACGCCCGCTGGGACTCGCTGTCGGTGCCGGAGACCTTCGAGAAGCTGCCGGAGGTCGTCGCCGCGCCGGCCGGAACGCGTACCCCGGTCACATCGGACGGCGGTGCCGGACTTGCGGTCGTGCTGCCGATTCTGGGGCCGTTGTTCATTTCCGCGAGTTCCCGGCGTTGGCTCCCAGCTCGGCATCGTAGGCTCCACCCGTGA
- the rplS gene encoding 50S ribosomal protein L19, protein MNTLDALDAQSQRTDTPAFRAGDTVKVHARVIEGNRSRVQIFQGVVIRRQGGGLQETFSVRKVSFGVGVERTYPINSPALDRIEVVTRGDVRRAKLYYLRELRGKKAKIKEKREKQSS, encoded by the coding sequence ATGAACACCCTGGACGCCCTTGACGCCCAGTCGCAGCGGACCGACACCCCAGCCTTCCGCGCCGGTGACACCGTCAAGGTGCACGCCCGAGTCATCGAGGGCAACCGTTCCCGCGTCCAGATCTTCCAGGGCGTGGTCATCCGTCGCCAGGGCGGTGGCCTGCAGGAGACCTTCTCCGTCCGCAAGGTCAGCTTCGGTGTCGGCGTGGAGCGGACCTACCCGATCAACAGCCCGGCGCTCGACCGGATCGAGGTCGTGACCCGCGGTGACGTCCGCCGGGCCAAGCTCTACTACCTCCGTGAGCTTCGCGGCAAGAAGGCGAAGATCAAGGAGAAGCGCGAGAAGCAGTCCAGCTGA
- the trmD gene encoding tRNA (guanosine(37)-N1)-methyltransferase TrmD has protein sequence MRVDVVSIFPEYFSPLDLSLIGKARAGGVLELGVHDLRTWTHDVHRTVDDTPYGGGPGMVMRPEPWGEALDALVPAGDTPPPRLLVPSPAGVPFTQALAHELAAEPHLIFACGRYEGIDQRVLAHAETRMPVTEISLGDYVLFGGEVAVIVMLEAITRLLPGVLGNANSLDEESHAHGLLEAPVYTKPPSWREQDVPEILRSGDHGRIARWRRDEALLRTADRRPDLLAVLPPEQLDKRDVATLRGAGFQVPPADMAK, from the coding sequence ATGCGCGTCGACGTGGTTTCCATCTTCCCCGAGTACTTCTCGCCCCTGGATCTCTCCCTGATCGGCAAGGCGCGGGCGGGTGGGGTGCTCGAACTGGGCGTACACGATCTGCGCACCTGGACGCACGACGTGCACCGGACCGTCGACGACACACCGTACGGCGGCGGTCCGGGCATGGTCATGCGGCCGGAGCCGTGGGGTGAGGCGCTCGACGCCCTGGTCCCGGCCGGTGACACGCCCCCGCCGCGACTGCTGGTGCCGAGCCCGGCCGGGGTGCCGTTCACCCAGGCGCTCGCCCACGAGCTGGCCGCCGAACCGCATCTGATCTTCGCCTGTGGCCGGTACGAGGGCATCGACCAACGGGTGCTGGCACACGCCGAGACCCGGATGCCGGTCACCGAGATCTCGCTCGGCGACTACGTGCTCTTCGGCGGCGAGGTGGCGGTGATCGTGATGCTGGAGGCGATCACCCGGTTGCTGCCCGGCGTCCTCGGCAACGCGAACTCCCTGGACGAGGAGTCGCACGCGCACGGGCTGCTGGAGGCGCCGGTCTACACCAAGCCGCCGAGCTGGCGGGAGCAGGACGTACCGGAGATTCTGCGCTCCGGTGACCACGGCCGGATCGCCCGCTGGCGGCGCGACGAGGCCCTGCTCCGTACGGCCGACCGCCGACCGGACCTGCTGGCCGTACTGCCGCCCGAGCAACTGGACAAACGTGACGTGGCCACCCTGCGCGGAGCCGGATTTCAGGTGCCGCCCGCCGATATGGCAAAGTAG